In Armatimonadota bacterium, the genomic stretch AACGCCGACGCTCACGACCTCAAGCTGGCGAAGATGGACGGAACCTATCGAGCGCGAATGGAAAATGATTACGCCTACTATGGCAACAATCAAGCAGCGGCTCTAAACTTTGTGGACAATGGTCGCAACCTCATCGCTCCCGCTTGTGACACCACGAATCTGGCGTTTCGGGAGTTCACATACTTGCAGACGACCGACACGCTGAAGGGCATTCGGTGCGTTGCAACCAAGACGAGCGATGGCTACCGCGTTTCACTTAGAAATGAATCGCCGTTTGCACTCGAAGCGGTGAACGGATTTAGCCAAGGGTTCCGTCATCAGCCAATCAACAAGGTCGCTCCGGGACAAACCGTCGAGCTGAATTTTTCCCAGACGCAGTTCATCGCTAATCCGCCGCAGAATGGCGACCAGACCCTTCGAATCGCCAACAATCAAGCTTTGCCACTTTACGTGCAATTCGTGGTTGTTGGACCGAGATTGGGACCCGGTTGGGGATCAGCGCATCCTGGTTCGCAAATCGTCGCCGTCATCCACCCCGTCGTCACTGGAGGTCAACAATGAGTCACGCGAAAGAATGGTGGAGATACAACATCTCTCAGAACCCAATGCTCGCCGAAATTGAGCGGTTCCGGCGGAAGTTCTTCAGCTTCCGAGGACCGAATGTTCAGGCGAACGGGGGGCTGGGGCTGATCGTTGTGCTGTTCCTGTTCTACAGCATCATATGTATCTACAACCGGGGTGATATCGAGCCAATAGCGCAGCTCTCGGTCTATCTGGGTTTTGCGCTGTTTGTGATCCCGTTCATGCTCCACGCGACCATCGCAGGAGAGCGAGAACGGCGAAGCTGGGACATGCTGCTGGTCGCGCCAATTTCGCCTTCGCAGATTGTGATGGGCAAGTTTGTGGCGGCGTTTCTGGGGCTTTTGCTGACCTTCGCCCTCTTCATGGTTCCCGTGCTCATCTTGGCTGTTTACTATCCAACCATGCACTGGGATAACCTACTGTGGGGAATTGTGGTCGTGATGTGCCAGTTGCTCTCGCTGACGGCGCTGACGATTCTTATATCTGCTCGAGTGAAACGTCCGCTTATAGCGCTAGCGGTGACGATTGGCGTAGTGCTTGTGTTTTTCTTCTTTGCGCCCATGTTTCTGTCCATCGTGGATTCATTCACGAGCAAGTATCTGACGAGTGCGGTGTACCCATTTAGCGTGATTGCCGAGCTTGCCCGAGTCAACCAGCCTCCCAGAGCGTATATGGCAGGTGACGATATCGGGTCCTTCGTCAATCCGGTCCTCACGAGTCTGACGTGTGTTGTCAGCCAGCTCGTCCTCACTTTCGTCTTGCTCGCATGGGCGATCAGAACGCTCCACTTTGCCGACAACGAAGTCCGCTTCATCAACCAAAAGAAGAAGAACCATGCTTGAAGTCAAAAACCTCCGCAAAACCTACGGCGATTTCACCGCCGTCCAGGGGATTTCGTTTTCGCTGAAACCGGGCGATATCTTCGGCTTCATAGGCAGTAACGGTGCTGGCAAAACCACCACGATTCGGATGCTCGCCACCCTGCTGGAGCCAACCAGCGGGACCGCCACGCTGAACGGCGTTGACGTGGTTGAGCAGCCGATGGAAATCCGACGAATGATCGGCTACATGCCGGACTTCTTTGGGTTGTACGACGATGTCAAGGTTTGGGAATATCTCGACTTCTTCGCTAGTATCTACGGGGTTTCTCAGCGAGACAAGGTGATTGATGAGGTTCTTGAACTCACTGACCTGACGATCAAAAAGGAGGCGTTTGTGCAGTCACTGTCGCGCGGAATGCAACAACGGCTCTGCTTGGCGCGCTGCCTTGTTCACGACCCCAAACTGCTGCTTTTAGACGAGCCGGCTTCCGGCCTCGACCCTCGGGCCCGGGCCGAGCTGAAAGAGTTGATTGCTGAGCTGGGGCGAATGGGAAAGATCATTATCATCTCTTCTCACATCCTGCCCGAGCTCTCAGATTTCTGTAACAGCGTCGGCATCATTGAGCGCGGAAACCTGTTGGCTTTCGGCGATGTGGCTTCGGTTGTGCGCAGCATCCGGCCCACGAAGCTCATCAAGATTGAAGTGATGGGTGACCTTGATCCTGCCACGAAGTTCTTCTCGAACCAACCCAACACACGCCTTGGCGATGCTGCCGGTAACAACCTGGCAATCGAGTTCGACGGAGATGACTCTGCGCAGGTAGAGCTTCTTAAGAAGGCACTTGCGGCGGACATCAAAATCCTCAGTTTTAGTGAAGACACCGCAAACCTTGAGGATGTGTTTATGAAGCTAACAACCGGCGCGGTGAGCTAGGAGCTGATGCAAATCATTGACCTGAACCGCCTCCGCCGAACCTATTTCGGGAATCCGACCGCCACGCGCGATCAGCGCGTTCAGTTGCGCGGGAGCAAAGCGGTCGTCCTGTTCACGCTCTACCTGGTGATCATGGCATTGGTTTTGTACGTCGCGTATGACAGCGCGATGGGCGCGTCATCCCGCAGCCTTGCCACAGCTCAGCAGAACCTGCAGGGCTTCTACTGGGCCACGATTGGGTGTTTGGGGGTGGTCATCACGATTGTTGCTCCAGCAGTTGGGGCGTTCGCGATTGTCACCGAGAAGCAACGCCGGTCCCTCGATCTCGTCTTTTCGGCTCCGGTCGAACCGAAGTTTTATCTTGTTGGAAAGCTAATCTCGGCCTACCGATATGTCTGGCTGTTGCTCATTCTAGCGCTGCCATTTTGCGCCGTCAGCGTCACGTTGGGCGGAACAACCTGGATTCAGCTCTTCATCGCGTTCCTTCTGTTCTCGTTCTACGGCCTGGTCTGCGTAGCGTTTGGGTTGCTTCTATCAGCGATGAGCACCAAGCCGATTCCCGCACTGTGTTGGACGTACTGCGCGATTGGGGCGTACTGGTTCTTCACCTTTTACATGATGATGATGGGTATCGCTGGCGGGGCGGGAGGACGCGGCGCGTCGCCTTTCAGCAGCGTGTCACCCATCATGGCGATCTGTCCGATGACGTTTCCTTTTCAGGGCGGACAGTCAGCGATGGTGTTTGGGAAAGAAATTCCTGTCTGGCTCATCTCGATTGCGGAGCACTTGCTCGCAATCAAGGTCATCATCCTCGGCGCCGGATCAATCATGTCGCCCTCGGACGGGCGAGAAATCAAGTCGCTGCGGATTCATGGCCTGATCTACTTCGCCGCACTTGCCGCGTTAGTGGGTTGGGGCATGGCCGCCGGCACTAGTTCTAGCCTCGGTTCCTCAACGACTGGAATCTCAAGCACGGAACAGTCAGCATCCATGTTCGGTAGAGGATTGGCGGGGATGCTGTCCATCACAGGAATCTGTCTCGTGCCCTATTTGAGCACCTTTGGCGTCAACGAGTATCGACGCTTCCGGTTCAATGGACTCTTCGATTTGCGGAAGTTGCTCGGCGGCACGGTGGCCGGAAACCTCCCTTACCTTCTGCTGTTTGCTTTCAGCGGGATTGCGGGCTACGTCTTC encodes the following:
- a CDS encoding ABC transporter permease produces the protein MQIIDLNRLRRTYFGNPTATRDQRVQLRGSKAVVLFTLYLVIMALVLYVAYDSAMGASSRSLATAQQNLQGFYWATIGCLGVVITIVAPAVGAFAIVTEKQRRSLDLVFSAPVEPKFYLVGKLISAYRYVWLLLILALPFCAVSVTLGGTTWIQLFIAFLLFSFYGLVCVAFGLLLSAMSTKPIPALCWTYCAIGAYWFFTFYMMMMGIAGGAGGRGASPFSSVSPIMAICPMTFPFQGGQSAMVFGKEIPVWLISIAEHLLAIKVIILGAGSIMSPSDGREIKSLRIHGLIYFAALAALVGWGMAAGTSSSLGSSTTGISSTEQSASMFGRGLAGMLSITGICLVPYLSTFGVNEYRRFRFNGLFDLRKLLGGTVAGNLPYLLLFAFSGIAGYVFGTTLDVSTAILSMGGRGVKKMATGLELFTEPMFLMYILLAAGIWTLMWVSGILSAAKHQNISRARTMSLFSLVGLALVPTFFLSIVAPESLARVEGLWAFNIIASIFCNIEHSYFAVIHGAVLMLVSLVLIVSLNKRLKLLKGETPS
- a CDS encoding ABC transporter permease, whose amino-acid sequence is MSHAKEWWRYNISQNPMLAEIERFRRKFFSFRGPNVQANGGLGLIVVLFLFYSIICIYNRGDIEPIAQLSVYLGFALFVIPFMLHATIAGERERRSWDMLLVAPISPSQIVMGKFVAAFLGLLLTFALFMVPVLILAVYYPTMHWDNLLWGIVVVMCQLLSLTALTILISARVKRPLIALAVTIGVVLVFFFFAPMFLSIVDSFTSKYLTSAVYPFSVIAELARVNQPPRAYMAGDDIGSFVNPVLTSLTCVVSQLVLTFVLLAWAIRTLHFADNEVRFINQKKKNHA
- a CDS encoding ABC transporter ATP-binding protein, yielding MLEVKNLRKTYGDFTAVQGISFSLKPGDIFGFIGSNGAGKTTTIRMLATLLEPTSGTATLNGVDVVEQPMEIRRMIGYMPDFFGLYDDVKVWEYLDFFASIYGVSQRDKVIDEVLELTDLTIKKEAFVQSLSRGMQQRLCLARCLVHDPKLLLLDEPASGLDPRARAELKELIAELGRMGKIIIISSHILPELSDFCNSVGIIERGNLLAFGDVASVVRSIRPTKLIKIEVMGDLDPATKFFSNQPNTRLGDAAGNNLAIEFDGDDSAQVELLKKALAADIKILSFSEDTANLEDVFMKLTTGAVS